A part of Rhopalosiphum maidis isolate BTI-1 chromosome 3, ASM367621v3, whole genome shotgun sequence genomic DNA contains:
- the LOC113558541 gene encoding histone-lysine N-methyltransferase 2D-like, translating into MTMLSSQKLLYSDTATAAAAAAAAAAAAVNAAAMYGGNSSTTGAGGGGGGPSSTPSLCSPPPQSHHQQQQQQQQQQQQQQQQQQQQLVFGSSASAAANMQQQLYGGMNSAATAAAAMYGLNASAAAVAAAAAAAGAGGDPTGAANAAALQRVRADKTYRRNYTHAKPPYSYISLITMAIQNSPVKMLTLSEIYQFIMDLFPFYRQNQQRWQNSIRHSLSFNDCFVKVPRTPDKPGKGSFWTLHPDSGNMFENGCYLRRQKRFKDDKKDASSIRQHGDGGGGHHHQHHGGHNHSKSSSPMLHSGGGGSQHQLTGQHQLSGGHHHQQHHLDMVLDKKPSSSVPPSSASSSSVLAAAADHHHHLLQLQHHHNQKLGAGGGGLMSSAAAADLGFGSGMHHQHQQHQQQQQHSKHHLLLHHHHTHEHQNSHNNGNHHDSDHDHVHHMHHHLQQHGGGDDDSSSSMLVGSLLQHHQHQQQQHQQQQHHHQQQQHHQQQHSPVDIYAAAAAAAHHNHQQQQQHQQQQQQHHSHHQQLQLQQHLKSSAAAAAAAAAAAEFAASNHPFSITRLLPPPPTASVAAAASASDKPSSAASVAAATASSATAASAAEKMYEMAAASQYGTTAGYNDYYHPHAHPHHPHHHGHPHPHHQQASLYHAAAAAAAAAAAAAASGGPQSSGSSVSAAAAAAGSSSPL; encoded by the coding sequence ATGACAATGCTATCGTCGCAAAAACTTTTGTACTCCGATACGGCGACCGCCGCGGCCGCGGCCGCAGCCGCTGCCGCAGCTGCTGTCAACGCGGCGGCCATGTACGGCGGCAACTCGTCGACCACCGGCGCCGGTGGGGGCGGCGGCGGACCGTCGTCGACGCCGTCGCTGTGCTCGCCGCCTCCGCAGTCGCACCAccaacagcaacagcaacagcagcaacagcagcagcaacagcaacagcaacagcaacagcagctCGTGTTCGGCAGCAGTGCCTCGGCCGCGGCTAACATGCAACAGCAACTGTACGGCGGCATGAATTCCGCCGCGACCGCGGCCGCGGCTATGTACGGTTTGAACGCGTCGGCCGCCGCCGTCGCTGCCGCGGCCGCAGCCGCTGGTGCCGGCGGAGACCCGACCGGTGCCGCGAACGCCGCGGCGTTACAACGTGTCCGTGCCGACAAGACGTACCGTCGGAACTACACTCACGCTAAACCGCCATACTCGTACATTTCGCTCATTACGATGGCCATACAAAATTCGCCGGTGAAAATGCTCACACTCTCCGAAATCTATCAGTTCATCATGGATTTGTTTCCGTTCTACCGGCAAAACCAACAGCGGTGGCAGAACTCCATCAGGCACTCGCTGTCATTCAACGACTGTTTTGTTAAAGTGCCACGGACACCCGACAAACCAGGTAAGGGCTCGTTTTGGACGTTACACCCAGACTCAGGAAACATGTTCGAGAACGGTTGCTACCTACGACGACAAAAGCGTTTCAAAGACGACAAAAAAGACGCTTCGTCGATCCGACAACACGGTGACGGCGGTGGCGGTCACCATCATCAGCACCACGGAGGTCATAATCACTCAAAGAGTTCGTCGCCCATGCTGCatagcggcggcggtggcagtCAACACCAGCTTACTGGTCAACATCAACTTAGTGGTGGCCACCACCATCAGCAGCACCATTTAGACATGGTATTAGACAAAAAACCGTCATCGTCGGTACCACCGTCATCGGCGTCGTCCTCGTCGGTACTCGCCGCTGCTGCGGACCACCACCACCATCTGCTGCAACTGCAACACCACCATAATCAAAAACTAGGTGCCGGTGGTGGCGGGCTCATGTCTTCGGCCGCCGCGGCAGATTTAGGCTTCGGTAGTGGCATGCACCATCAACACCAACAACaccaacagcagcagcagcacaGCAAACACCATTTACTGCTACACCACCACCACACGCACGAGCACCAAAACAGCCACAACAACGGTAATCACCACGACAGTGACCACGATCACGTGCACCACATGCACCATCACCTACAACAACACGGTGGTGGCGACGATGACTCGTCATCGTCAATGTTGGTTGGGTCGTTGCTGCAACATCACCAACACCAGCAACAACAACACCAACAGCAACAGCACCACcaccagcagcagcaacaCCATCAGCAGCAGCACAGTCCGGTGGACATTTACGCCGCAGCAGCGGCCGCTGCGCACCACAACCAccagcagcaacaacaacaccagcagcaacagcagcagcatcATAGCCACCATCAGCAACTTCAACTGCAGCAACACCTCAAGTCTTCAGCAGCAGCTGCCGCCGCAGCCGCAGCCGCGGCCGAATTCGCCGCATCCAATCATCCGTTTTCGATTACGCGACTGTTGCCGCCACCGCCAACGGCATCGGTCGCTGCAGCCGCATCAGCGTCCGACAAACCATCGTCAGCTGCATCCGTGGCCGCGGCCACTGCATCGTCCGCGACCGCCGCCTCCGCCGCCGAGAAAATGTACGAAATGGCAGCGGCTTCGCAATACGGTACTACGGCTGGGTATAACGATTACTATCACCCACACGCACACCCACATCATCCACATCACCACGGACACCCACATCCACACCACCAGCAGGCGTCACTATATCACGCGGCCGCGGCCGCTGCAGCAGCTgccgcagcagcagcagcttCCGGCGGACCGCAATCGTCCGGATCGTCAGTATCcgccgctgccgccgccgccggatCGTCGTCGCCGTTGTGA